Genomic DNA from Nostoc sp. C052:
GTCAGCTATGTTGGACAAATGAAAAATTACAATTTATTTATATGGATACTGAACGGGATTTCTTATTTTTCAACCCTCGAATTGCTACCAAATATAATCCCTTTTATGAAGGAGAGTATCTGGTAATCCAGTCTTATCCCCGTGAGCATAAGTTAATAGTTGAGCATCGCAGTTTTGATTACAAAAATGCCAAAAGTCATTGCGAACTAGAAAATTTAGCTCATGACTATACATCATTTTCTCTTAGGATTTTTCACGATGAGAGACTGTGGGAGGTAAACTATGAAGGTGAGCCACAAAGTATTTCTAAGCAACAAAACTGGAGAATTGCCCAAGAATATCTAGAAGCTCATTACGATCCGCATACTGATGGTGAGGTGGTCGTATGCCAATGCAGTTACCCCTATTTTTCGTCACTCACTAGTCATATTAGCAACAGTGGTGAGGCCATGACTTCGTGGCAATCGCTCACTTGTCTAGTTAAAGACTTGGGGCGAGATATTCAAACCTGCCCCAACTGTAATGCATCCTTAGTTCGAGTTGATGAATCGGAGGATGATGATGATGATTTTGATTTTGATGATGAAGTTAGCCGATCAATAGCTTGTATCGGTTGCACTAACTATCATGGAGTTGAGTATGAGGGGAATATATTAGTCTGTGGAATTCACGCGCATGGATGGGATAATGAGAATTGCCCAGATTATCATCCATGAAATTGCTCCTGATATAAGACTCATCTGACACTATTTCAATAATTCGGTTGCTTCTTTTAATACTTGAGTAATTTCCGGTTTCTGAGAACTAATCACATCATTTGGTAAATGCTTGTGATGCGGAAAGGTAGAGATATCAGGAAAATGCGGCGTACTATCATAACGAAAAACCAGGCAATTTCGTTCATCCTGAAAATGGTAGCGATAATCAAGAAATTCCAACTGATTGTCTGTGATTACTATAGCTTCGTTTATTTCTAATAAGTGTGTTTGAGCTAAACGCAATCTAATTCTTAAATTAGCCCGAAGGGATGTTAAAATTTCTTCTTCATAACGTTCCACATAAATATTTGGACATTGAACAATTGCTTGTTCTACTTGATTTAAATAATCAGATAGAATGTTAGGCAGCATAGTTCAATCTTTGCTCTATTTCTTGACGCAAAACCAGATAATGGCGGTAATCATTTGCCCATTCTATAAATAGAACATCATCTGGTAATGTTCCCTGATTATACTGATAAAAAAAATCTTCCGAGTCCATTTTTTGCTGGTTTTCATACACACTGAGTCGCTTGGCGACGGCAACCAAAGCATCTAAGGATGATGTATATTGAATGGTCTGTTTACGCATTTTATCTCTACTTCAAAATCATCATATTTTGATTATAAGTGAGCGTCACTCCATAATTTCCTCATCGAGCGCTATGAAAATTAGGCAAATTCTCATTAAATAGTAGTTATTGTGGCGTTGCTGTCTCGTCACTACTGCTGCTTCCACACAAGGTTGTACTCCTTTTCAACA
This window encodes:
- the tumE gene encoding toxin TumE, yielding MLPNILSDYLNQVEQAIVQCPNIYVERYEEEILTSLRANLRIRLRLAQTHLLEINEAIVITDNQLEFLDYRYHFQDERNCLVFRYDSTPHFPDISTFPHHKHLPNDVISSQKPEITQVLKEATELLK
- the tumA gene encoding antitoxin TumA produces the protein MRKQTIQYTSSLDALVAVAKRLSVYENQQKMDSEDFFYQYNQGTLPDDVLFIEWANDYRHYLVLRQEIEQRLNYAA